One Streptomyces sp. R28 DNA window includes the following coding sequences:
- a CDS encoding alpha-L-fucosidase gives MSSSINRRQFLASATCVAAAAVAGGVFSAGVAEAAPSTYTPDWNSVDQHPPAPEWFQDAKFGIYFHWGVFSVPAFGNEWYPRNMYRAGDGANQHHIATYGQPSAWPYHNFINGAQDLAGNFVKFAPKLKSAGGKFDPDEWVQLFVDAGARFAGPVAEHHDGFSMWDSQANEWNSVKKGPGLDLLKLFSTAIRAKGLKLLVAMHHAYNFTGFYESAPAQTDPSLKKLYGQLGSAAENQLWFDKLKEVVDRAQPDILWQDFNLRAVDEQQRLNFLAYYYNQANSWGREVVATYKDGMNGKGEVFDYERGGPADITSPYWLTDDSISSSSWCYTQGIGYYSIQQMLHSFIDRVSKNGNVLLNIAPMADGTIPQAQKDILLGIGDHLKRFGESIYATRAWTAYGEGPTKMGGGSFTNPTAGTAKDIRFTRNKANNALYATVLGWPGSSLTIKTLGSDRINLSSLTSVKLLGSTAGTYIDLPTRTQNSSGLTVTLPSSAPYSANAYVLKLSFSGTIPGLRPLTGAIGFKDVNYTGDYALLTVGDHTAADLTAIGLGAATLSSLRPAPGYQVIGYAGDNFTGTSWTFTADNPDLRVTGNNDRITSLRVQFNPATYFRITNATNGLALDSGGNVASGSNLKQWTWDGSSNLQWHAEAVGGGYYRLVNRTNGMVADGWGATDNGSPARQAAWNGGTNQQWTITHRGGDSYSIANRTTGLVLDGGGNVDSGSLTKQWTYGSSTNLLWTFTAL, from the coding sequence ATGTCGAGCTCGATCAACAGACGCCAGTTCCTGGCTTCCGCAACCTGCGTGGCAGCGGCGGCGGTTGCCGGAGGTGTATTCAGTGCCGGTGTCGCGGAGGCGGCGCCCAGCACGTACACACCCGACTGGAACTCGGTCGACCAGCACCCGCCGGCCCCGGAGTGGTTCCAGGACGCGAAGTTCGGGATCTACTTCCACTGGGGCGTCTTCAGCGTTCCCGCCTTCGGTAACGAGTGGTACCCGCGCAACATGTACCGGGCCGGAGACGGCGCCAACCAGCACCACATCGCGACCTACGGCCAGCCGTCGGCGTGGCCGTACCACAACTTCATCAACGGCGCCCAGGACCTGGCGGGCAACTTCGTGAAGTTCGCGCCGAAGCTGAAGTCGGCCGGCGGGAAGTTCGACCCCGACGAGTGGGTGCAGCTGTTCGTCGACGCCGGTGCCAGGTTCGCGGGTCCGGTGGCCGAGCACCACGACGGCTTCTCCATGTGGGACAGCCAGGCCAACGAGTGGAACTCGGTGAAGAAGGGCCCGGGACTGGACCTGCTGAAGCTCTTCTCCACGGCCATCCGCGCCAAGGGCCTCAAGCTGCTGGTGGCCATGCACCACGCGTACAACTTCACCGGCTTCTACGAGTCCGCCCCCGCGCAGACGGACCCCAGCCTCAAGAAGCTGTACGGGCAGCTGGGGTCGGCCGCGGAGAACCAGCTCTGGTTCGACAAGCTCAAGGAGGTGGTCGACCGCGCCCAGCCCGACATCCTGTGGCAGGACTTCAATCTGCGCGCCGTCGACGAGCAGCAGCGCCTCAACTTCCTGGCGTACTACTACAACCAGGCCAACAGCTGGGGCCGTGAGGTCGTCGCCACGTACAAGGACGGCATGAACGGCAAGGGCGAGGTCTTCGACTACGAGCGCGGCGGCCCGGCCGACATCACCAGCCCGTACTGGCTGACCGACGACAGCATCTCCAGCTCCAGCTGGTGCTACACCCAGGGCATCGGCTACTACAGCATCCAGCAGATGCTGCACTCGTTCATCGACCGGGTCAGCAAGAACGGCAACGTGCTGCTGAACATCGCGCCCATGGCCGACGGCACCATCCCCCAGGCGCAGAAGGACATCCTGCTCGGCATCGGCGACCACCTGAAGCGCTTCGGCGAGTCGATCTACGCGACCCGCGCCTGGACGGCGTACGGCGAGGGCCCGACGAAGATGGGCGGCGGCTCCTTCACCAATCCGACGGCCGGCACAGCAAAAGACATCCGCTTCACCCGCAACAAGGCCAACAACGCCCTGTACGCCACCGTCCTGGGCTGGCCCGGCAGCTCACTGACGATCAAGACCCTCGGCTCGGACCGGATCAACCTCTCCTCGCTGACCTCGGTCAAGCTCCTCGGCTCCACCGCCGGCACCTACATCGACCTGCCCACCCGGACCCAGAACTCCTCCGGCCTCACCGTCACCCTGCCGTCCTCCGCGCCGTACAGCGCCAACGCCTACGTCCTGAAGCTCTCGTTCTCCGGCACGATCCCGGGCCTGCGGCCGCTCACCGGCGCCATCGGCTTCAAGGACGTCAACTACACCGGCGACTACGCCCTGCTCACCGTCGGCGACCACACCGCGGCCGACCTGACCGCGATCGGACTGGGCGCGGCCACCCTCTCCTCCCTCCGGCCGGCCCCCGGCTACCAGGTGATCGGCTACGCCGGAGACAACTTCACCGGCACCTCCTGGACCTTCACCGCCGACAACCCCGACCTCAGGGTCACCGGCAACAACGACCGGATCACCTCGCTGAGAGTCCAGTTCAACCCGGCGACGTACTTCCGGATCACCAACGCCACCAACGGCCTCGCTCTGGACAGCGGCGGCAACGTCGCCTCCGGGTCCAACCTCAAACAGTGGACCTGGGACGGCAGTTCGAACCTTCAGTGGCATGCGGAGGCTGTCGGAGGCGGCTACTACCGGCTGGTCAACCGCACGAACGGCATGGTCGCCGACGGCTGGGGCGCCACCGACAACGGCTCGCCGGCCCGACAGGCCGCCTGGAACGGCGGCACCAATCAGCAGTGGACCATCACCCACCGGGGCGGCGACAGCTACTCGATCGCCAACCGCACCACCGGCCTGGTCCTCGACGGCGGCGGCAACGTCGACTCGGGCTCCCTCACCAAGCAGTGGACCTACGGCAGCAGCACCAACCTGCTGTGGACCTTCACCGCGCTGTAG
- a CDS encoding amidohydrolase — MSDAQPLVDAHHHVWDLNIRPQPWLDEPGHEPIRRSFDSHALRSAATRPIAGRRLTSTVVVQCIASVLETRDLLALADSDPLIGGVVGWADLTSPAVGDVLDDLRAGAGGRYLRAVRHLVQSESDPRWLQQPDVERGLRAVGERGLGYDVLIRSHQLPQATRLAERLPELPLVLDHAGKPPVARRELADWAEQLRPLARHPQVRCKVSGLVTEADLEKWTVDDIRPVWDVLLSAFGPDRLMFGSDWPVCVLAGGWNRWAATVEELLNGCSGTEIHAVLAGTATAFYHLTPAPTKERT, encoded by the coding sequence GTGTCTGACGCCCAGCCCCTCGTCGACGCCCACCACCACGTATGGGACCTGAACATCCGGCCGCAGCCCTGGCTGGACGAGCCCGGGCACGAGCCGATCCGTCGCAGCTTCGACTCGCACGCCCTGCGATCGGCCGCGACCCGGCCGATCGCCGGACGGCGACTGACGAGCACCGTGGTCGTCCAGTGCATCGCCTCCGTCCTCGAGACACGCGACCTGCTCGCCCTGGCCGACAGCGACCCGCTGATCGGCGGAGTCGTCGGCTGGGCGGACCTGACGTCCCCCGCGGTCGGCGACGTACTCGACGACCTGCGGGCCGGGGCCGGTGGGCGGTACCTGCGGGCCGTACGCCACCTCGTGCAGAGCGAGTCCGATCCGCGCTGGCTCCAACAGCCTGACGTCGAGCGGGGGTTGCGAGCGGTGGGGGAGCGCGGGCTCGGATACGACGTGCTGATCCGCAGCCACCAGCTCCCGCAGGCGACCCGCCTCGCGGAACGGCTCCCCGAGCTGCCGCTCGTCCTGGACCACGCCGGAAAGCCCCCCGTCGCGCGGCGGGAACTGGCCGACTGGGCAGAGCAGTTGCGGCCCCTGGCCAGGCATCCCCAGGTCCGCTGCAAGGTGTCGGGTCTCGTCACCGAGGCCGACCTCGAGAAGTGGACCGTCGACGACATCCGCCCGGTGTGGGACGTACTGCTCTCCGCGTTCGGTCCGGACCGCCTGATGTTCGGCTCCGACTGGCCCGTCTGCGTCCTCGCCGGCGGATGGAACCGCTGGGCCGCCACCGTCGAGGAACTCCTGAACGGGTGCTCCGGCACCGAGATCCACGCGGTGCTCGCCGGCACGGCGACGGCCTTCTACCACCTGACCCCCGCCCCGACGAAGGAGAGAACGTAG
- a CDS encoding sugar ABC transporter ATP-binding protein gives MSDGEQAVTPAPAPWDDGRVPVDLPVVEATGIVKRFGPTVALNGARITIRPGETHALVGRNGAGKSTLVSVLTGLHAPDEGTVSFGGKPAPRLSDRDAWRERVACVYQKSTIIPTLTVAENLFLNRHDHGRGRLISWYATRRRAQDLLSTWSVDVDPQTPAGELSVEQRQFVEIARALSFGARFIILDEPTAQLDGAAINRLFDRIRDLQRQGVTFLFISHHLQEIYEICDMVTVFRDARHIITAPVAELPRADLVAAMTGEAAADRQGERASTLTPGATAALSVRALRGDAYDDVGFQVGAGEVVGLAGAAGSGRTEVAETVVGLRAASAGEVEIAGRRPRPGSVPAALAAGAGFVPQDRHHQGLVPDMSIADNATLSVPKRLGQGGFLSRRRRDLLAEGMIEKLSIKTPGPELPVSSLSGGNQQKVVMARALADDPKLLVLINPTAGVDVRSKEFLLDKVEETAATGTGVLIASDELDDLRMCDRVLVMFQGRVTSEIARGWHDHDLVAAMEGVDLHA, from the coding sequence ATGAGCGACGGGGAGCAAGCAGTCACCCCCGCGCCCGCACCGTGGGACGACGGACGGGTCCCGGTGGACCTGCCCGTCGTCGAGGCGACGGGCATAGTCAAACGATTCGGTCCGACGGTGGCCCTGAACGGCGCCCGGATCACCATCCGGCCAGGCGAGACCCACGCGCTCGTCGGCCGCAACGGGGCCGGCAAGTCGACCCTGGTATCGGTCCTCACCGGCCTCCACGCCCCTGACGAGGGAACGGTGTCCTTCGGCGGCAAGCCGGCCCCCCGGCTCAGCGACCGCGACGCCTGGCGCGAGCGCGTGGCCTGCGTCTACCAGAAGTCGACGATCATCCCCACGCTGACCGTCGCCGAGAACCTCTTCCTGAACCGGCACGACCACGGACGGGGCCGGCTCATCAGCTGGTACGCCACCCGTCGCCGCGCACAGGACCTGCTGTCGACGTGGTCGGTGGACGTCGACCCGCAGACCCCGGCCGGTGAACTGAGCGTCGAGCAGCGGCAGTTCGTCGAGATCGCCCGCGCGCTGTCCTTCGGGGCGCGGTTCATCATCCTCGACGAGCCGACCGCCCAGCTCGACGGGGCTGCCATCAACCGGCTCTTCGACCGCATCCGCGACCTGCAACGCCAGGGCGTGACCTTCCTGTTCATCAGCCACCACCTCCAGGAGATCTACGAGATCTGCGACATGGTGACGGTCTTCCGCGATGCCCGGCACATCATCACGGCGCCGGTCGCCGAACTGCCCCGCGCCGACCTTGTCGCCGCCATGACCGGCGAGGCGGCGGCCGACCGGCAAGGGGAACGGGCGAGCACCCTCACCCCCGGCGCCACGGCCGCGCTGAGCGTGCGCGCTCTGCGGGGCGACGCGTACGACGACGTCGGCTTCCAGGTCGGCGCCGGCGAGGTCGTCGGCCTCGCGGGAGCCGCCGGCAGCGGGCGCACCGAGGTCGCCGAGACCGTCGTAGGACTGCGGGCGGCATCGGCGGGCGAGGTGGAGATCGCCGGGAGACGGCCCAGGCCCGGCAGCGTGCCCGCGGCGCTCGCCGCCGGCGCCGGGTTCGTCCCGCAGGACCGGCACCACCAGGGCCTCGTTCCCGACATGTCGATCGCGGACAACGCCACCCTGTCCGTGCCCAAGCGGCTCGGCCAGGGCGGGTTCCTGAGCCGCAGACGCCGGGACCTGCTCGCCGAGGGCATGATCGAGAAGCTCTCGATCAAGACCCCCGGTCCCGAACTGCCCGTCTCCTCCCTGTCCGGAGGCAACCAGCAGAAGGTCGTCATGGCCCGCGCCCTGGCCGACGACCCGAAGCTGCTGGTCCTGATCAACCCGACCGCGGGCGTGGACGTGCGCTCCAAGGAGTTCCTCCTCGACAAGGTCGAGGAGACCGCGGCCACCGGCACCGGAGTACTCATCGCCTCCGACGAACTCGACGACCTGCGCATGTGCGACCGGGTCCTGGTGATGTTCCAGGGCCGTGTGACCTCAGAGATCGCCCGCGGCTGGCACGACCACGACCTCGTGGCCGCGATGGAAGGAGTGGACCTGCATGCCTGA
- a CDS encoding ABC transporter permease encodes MPETVLADTPAKATEPRAKRTALLGGRIPLARLRDLALVPAIVVIAIVGQIVNPVFLQADNLINVLQTMSEMALLVLAQAMILIVKKMDLSLESTMGLAPGVAAWLVVPTGAGHGLGLLSGAWAIPVTLAVGALVGVINALLIIRFGLNGFIVTLGMLIVLRGILTGISGGQTFFQLPESMLYLGTAQWFGMPASIWICLLLFAVAIVVLGWTSFGRSLYAIGGNVDAAKAAGIRTDRMLCIVIVTGSLLAALAGLMLSGRLASVASAQGNGYIFTVFAAAVIGGISLNGGKGTMFGAFSGILLLFMIQNVLTLAGIPAQWIGALNGLIILVALTISRITGGKVQD; translated from the coding sequence ATGCCTGAAACCGTCCTCGCGGACACGCCCGCCAAGGCCACGGAGCCCCGGGCGAAGCGGACCGCGCTGCTCGGCGGCCGGATACCCCTCGCCCGCCTGCGCGACCTCGCGCTCGTCCCGGCCATCGTGGTCATCGCGATCGTCGGACAGATCGTCAACCCGGTGTTCCTGCAGGCCGACAACCTCATCAACGTCCTGCAGACCATGTCCGAGATGGCCCTGCTGGTCCTCGCCCAGGCGATGATCCTGATCGTCAAGAAGATGGACCTGTCGCTGGAGTCCACCATGGGCCTCGCGCCCGGTGTCGCGGCCTGGCTCGTGGTGCCGACCGGCGCGGGACACGGCCTCGGCCTGCTGTCCGGCGCCTGGGCGATTCCCGTCACGCTCGCCGTGGGCGCGCTGGTCGGCGTCATCAACGCCCTGCTGATCATCCGCTTCGGCCTCAACGGCTTCATCGTCACCCTCGGCATGCTGATCGTCCTGCGCGGCATCCTCACCGGCATCTCCGGCGGCCAGACCTTCTTCCAGCTGCCCGAGTCGATGCTCTACCTCGGCACCGCCCAGTGGTTCGGGATGCCGGCCTCCATCTGGATCTGCCTGCTGCTGTTCGCCGTCGCCATCGTCGTCCTCGGCTGGACCAGCTTCGGCCGCTCGCTCTACGCCATCGGCGGCAACGTCGACGCCGCGAAGGCGGCCGGCATCCGCACCGACCGGATGCTGTGCATCGTCATCGTCACCGGCAGCCTGCTCGCCGCCCTCGCCGGGCTGATGCTCTCCGGACGCCTGGCCTCCGTCGCCTCGGCGCAGGGCAACGGCTACATCTTCACCGTCTTCGCCGCCGCCGTCATCGGCGGGATCAGCCTGAACGGCGGCAAGGGCACCATGTTCGGCGCGTTCAGCGGCATCCTGCTGCTCTTCATGATCCAGAACGTGCTCACCCTCGCCGGCATCCCCGCCCAGTGGATCGGCGCCCTCAACGGCCTGATCATCCTGGTCGCGCTGACCATCTCGCGCATCACTGGCGGCAAGGTCCAGGACTGA
- a CDS encoding RICIN domain-containing protein, giving the protein MAALLSGLGAAGTAQAASVDSSAWYVLVNRGSGKVLDVSGASTADGAGLSQWTRHDNANQRFQFVDSGGGYYRLKAQHSGKVLDVLNYSAADHADIVQWGDTNGSNQQFRLADSPDGYVRLINRGSGKAVEVDNASTTDGAKVVQFTDWGGANQQWQLVRATGVLAQVHTAGRVKDAGNAVQYSWPGVYFEGRVSGTGVGIVLGDSAADYDVQVDGTTVATLVKPGNTTHWINGLQNRDHTVRLVKRNDTPGDTSTFGGFVAAPGGAVLSKPAARNRQIEFIGDSLTVGYGNLSTSRDCTGDQVQRTTNTDVSYGALTARQLNADYQINGYSGLGMVRNYNGGSPDVTYRTYYDRALQNAPGDVWQNPGTWRPQLVVINLGTNDFSTAVNPGEPWTPDSLATAYRNAYGDFIQKLRTRYGAGTTIVAVGAGQFAGHVQQVVKARNDAGDSGVRYWFLDDSGLDFLGCAWHYSAHDDRVISDRLSSFIAGLPIGW; this is encoded by the coding sequence ATGGCGGCGCTCCTGAGCGGGCTGGGCGCCGCCGGGACGGCGCAGGCGGCCTCGGTGGATTCGAGCGCGTGGTACGTGCTGGTCAACCGGGGCAGTGGCAAGGTGCTCGACGTGTCCGGTGCGAGCACCGCCGACGGGGCGGGCCTGTCGCAGTGGACCCGCCACGACAACGCCAACCAGCGCTTCCAGTTCGTCGATTCGGGCGGTGGCTACTACCGGCTCAAGGCCCAGCACTCGGGCAAGGTGCTGGACGTCTTGAACTACTCCGCCGCCGACCACGCGGACATCGTGCAGTGGGGCGACACGAACGGCAGCAACCAGCAGTTCCGGCTGGCCGACTCGCCCGACGGCTACGTCCGGCTGATCAACCGGGGCAGCGGCAAGGCCGTCGAGGTGGACAACGCCTCCACCACGGACGGCGCCAAGGTCGTGCAGTTCACCGACTGGGGCGGGGCCAACCAGCAGTGGCAACTGGTCCGCGCGACGGGGGTACTGGCACAGGTGCACACCGCGGGAAGGGTCAAGGACGCCGGAAACGCCGTGCAGTACAGCTGGCCCGGCGTGTACTTCGAGGGCCGCGTCAGCGGCACCGGCGTGGGCATCGTGCTGGGCGACTCGGCCGCCGACTACGACGTCCAGGTCGACGGCACCACCGTCGCCACACTCGTCAAGCCCGGCAACACCACGCACTGGATCAACGGCCTGCAGAACCGCGATCACACCGTCCGGCTCGTCAAGCGCAACGACACCCCGGGAGACACCAGCACGTTCGGAGGCTTCGTGGCCGCGCCCGGCGGTGCCGTACTGAGCAAACCGGCCGCCCGCAACCGCCAGATCGAGTTCATCGGCGACTCCCTCACAGTGGGCTACGGCAACCTCTCGACCTCCCGCGACTGCACTGGGGACCAGGTCCAGCGGACCACCAACACCGACGTGAGTTACGGCGCCCTCACCGCCCGGCAACTGAACGCCGACTACCAGATCAACGGCTACTCCGGCCTCGGCATGGTGCGCAACTACAACGGAGGCTCCCCGGACGTCACCTACCGGACCTACTACGACCGTGCCCTGCAGAACGCCCCCGGCGACGTCTGGCAGAACCCGGGCACCTGGCGCCCCCAGCTCGTGGTGATCAACCTCGGCACCAACGACTTCTCGACCGCAGTCAACCCCGGTGAGCCGTGGACGCCCGACAGCCTCGCGACCGCCTACCGCAACGCCTACGGCGACTTCATCCAGAAGCTGCGTACGCGGTACGGGGCCGGAACCACCATCGTGGCCGTCGGCGCCGGCCAGTTCGCCGGCCATGTCCAGCAGGTGGTCAAGGCACGCAACGACGCCGGTGACAGCGGGGTCCGCTACTGGTTCCTCGACGACTCGGGCCTGGACTTCCTCGGCTGCGCCTGGCACTACTCGGCCCACGACGACCGAGTCATCTCCGACCGGCTCAGCTCGTTCATCGCCGGTCTGCCGATCGGCTGGTGA
- a CDS encoding sugar ABC transporter substrate-binding protein → MRLRTALCSAVSALSALALLSACGSGSTTASSSDTPLIGVDYPRSDTDFWNSYIKYTPQYAKELGLELKTTNSQNDVAKLTANAQTFISQGVKGLAMAPQDTAAIAPTLAQMEAKKIPVVTVDTRPDTGKVFMVVRADNRAYGEKACQYLGTKLGGKGKVVMLEGGLDSINGRDRTEAFNECMKKNYPDIKVFGEATNWDGAVAAQKLQTDLTAHPDIKGIYMQSSFALSGTLQVLKQKGLLADPQDKKHVFVVSNDGIPEELKSIGAGKIDATVSQPADLYAKYALYYLKAAIDGKTFKPGKTDHDSTIIQVRDGLLEDQLSAPLVTADGGTYGGVPSVKSDDTSLWGNNLG, encoded by the coding sequence ATGAGACTCAGAACCGCCCTCTGTTCCGCCGTCTCCGCCCTGTCCGCACTGGCGCTGCTCAGTGCGTGCGGCAGCGGCTCCACCACCGCGTCGTCGAGTGACACGCCGCTGATCGGCGTCGACTACCCGCGCTCCGACACCGACTTCTGGAACTCCTACATCAAGTACACGCCCCAGTACGCCAAGGAGTTGGGGCTGGAGCTGAAGACCACCAACTCGCAGAACGACGTCGCCAAGCTGACCGCCAACGCGCAGACCTTCATCAGCCAGGGAGTCAAGGGCCTCGCGATGGCCCCGCAGGACACCGCCGCCATCGCGCCCACCCTGGCGCAGATGGAGGCGAAGAAGATCCCGGTCGTCACCGTCGACACCCGCCCCGACACCGGCAAGGTGTTCATGGTCGTGCGCGCCGACAACCGCGCCTACGGCGAGAAGGCGTGCCAGTACCTGGGCACCAAGCTCGGCGGCAAGGGCAAGGTCGTGATGCTGGAGGGTGGCCTGGACTCCATCAACGGCCGTGACCGCACCGAGGCGTTCAACGAGTGCATGAAGAAGAACTACCCGGACATCAAGGTGTTCGGTGAGGCCACCAACTGGGACGGGGCCGTCGCGGCGCAGAAGCTGCAGACCGATCTGACCGCCCACCCGGACATCAAGGGCATCTACATGCAGTCCAGCTTCGCCCTGTCCGGCACCCTTCAAGTCCTCAAGCAGAAGGGTCTGTTGGCCGACCCCCAGGACAAGAAGCACGTCTTCGTCGTCTCCAACGACGGCATCCCCGAGGAGCTCAAGTCCATCGGCGCGGGCAAGATCGACGCCACCGTCTCCCAGCCGGCCGACCTCTACGCCAAGTACGCCCTGTACTACCTCAAGGCCGCGATCGACGGGAAGACGTTCAAGCCCGGCAAGACGGACCACGACAGCACGATCATCCAGGTCCGCGACGGCCTGCTGGAGGACCAGCTCTCCGCCCCGCTGGTCACGGCCGACGGCGGCACCTACGGCGGTGTGCCCAGCGTCAAGAGCGACGACACGTCGCTGTGGGGCAACAACCTCGGCTGA
- a CDS encoding L-fuconate dehydratase, which produces MSSALPVSPAAARITALDVLDVRFPTSEHLDGSDAMNPEPDYSAAYVVLRTDAGDGLEGHALAFTTGRGNDVQAAAIAALAPHVVGLSVEEVCGDLGAFSRSLVHDPQLRWLGPEKGAIHMATGAVVNAAWDLAAKRAGKPVWRFLGEMSPEDLVAQVDFRWLSDALTPEEALEILRRAEPGRAQRIGRLLDQGYPAYTTTPGWLGYSDEKLARLAREAVADGFTQIKLKVGADLEDDVRRMRTARETVGDGIRIAVDANQRWDVQPAIDWMRVLAPYDPYWIEEPTSPDDILGHAAVRKAVTPIKVATGEHIANRVVFKQLLQAGAVDIVQIDSARVGGVGENIAILLLAAKFGVPVCPHAGGVGLCEMVQHLSMFDYVAVSGTTEDRVIEYVDHLHEHFVDPVRIVDGHYLAPTLPGLSAQMHPESLKEYTYPDGPVWSARV; this is translated from the coding sequence ATGTCATCCGCCCTGCCCGTTTCCCCGGCCGCCGCCCGCATCACCGCCCTGGACGTGCTGGACGTGCGCTTCCCGACGTCCGAGCACCTGGACGGGTCGGACGCGATGAACCCCGAACCCGACTACTCCGCCGCCTACGTCGTCCTGCGCACCGACGCCGGCGACGGACTCGAGGGCCACGCCCTGGCCTTCACCACCGGCCGCGGCAACGATGTCCAGGCCGCCGCCATCGCGGCCCTCGCCCCGCACGTGGTGGGCCTCTCGGTCGAGGAGGTCTGCGGCGACCTCGGAGCCTTCTCCCGCAGCCTGGTCCACGACCCCCAACTGCGCTGGCTCGGCCCGGAGAAGGGCGCCATCCACATGGCCACCGGCGCGGTCGTCAACGCCGCCTGGGACCTGGCCGCCAAGCGTGCGGGCAAACCCGTCTGGCGCTTCCTCGGTGAGATGTCGCCCGAGGACCTCGTCGCCCAGGTCGACTTCCGCTGGCTCAGCGACGCCCTCACCCCCGAGGAGGCCCTGGAGATCCTGCGCCGCGCCGAACCCGGCCGCGCACAGCGCATCGGCCGCCTGCTCGACCAGGGCTACCCCGCCTACACCACCACCCCCGGCTGGCTCGGCTACTCCGACGAGAAGCTGGCCCGCCTCGCCCGCGAGGCCGTCGCCGACGGCTTCACCCAGATCAAGCTCAAGGTCGGCGCGGACCTGGAGGACGACGTACGGCGCATGCGCACCGCCCGCGAGACCGTCGGCGACGGCATCCGCATCGCCGTCGACGCCAACCAGAGATGGGACGTCCAGCCCGCGATCGACTGGATGCGCGTCCTGGCGCCGTACGACCCGTACTGGATCGAGGAGCCCACCTCCCCCGACGACATCCTCGGCCACGCCGCCGTACGCAAGGCGGTCACCCCCATCAAGGTCGCCACCGGCGAGCACATCGCCAACCGGGTCGTCTTCAAGCAGCTCCTCCAGGCCGGCGCGGTCGACATCGTGCAGATCGACTCCGCGCGGGTCGGCGGCGTGGGCGAGAACATCGCGATCCTGCTGCTCGCCGCGAAGTTCGGCGTCCCGGTCTGCCCGCACGCCGGCGGCGTCGGCCTGTGCGAGATGGTCCAGCACCTCTCGATGTTCGACTACGTCGCCGTCTCCGGCACGACCGAGGACCGCGTCATCGAGTACGTCGACCACCTGCACGAGCACTTCGTCGACCCGGTGCGCATCGTCGACGGCCACTACCTCGCGCCCACGCTCCCGGGACTGAGCGCGCAGATGCACCCCGAGTCCCTCAAGGAGTACACCTACCCCGACGGCCCCGTCTGGAGCGCCCGTGTCTGA